One segment of Bacillus alkalisoli DNA contains the following:
- the fliQ gene encoding flagellar biosynthesis protein FliQ, producing MTPEFVISLAERGVYTILLISAPLLLLALIVGLAVSIFQATTQIQEQTLAFIPKIVAVLIGLIVFGPWMLTTMLSYAMEIFGNINRFVS from the coding sequence ATGACTCCAGAATTTGTCATTTCCTTAGCGGAACGGGGAGTTTACACAATACTATTAATTAGTGCACCGTTGTTGTTACTTGCTTTAATCGTAGGATTAGCTGTTAGTATATTCCAAGCGACAACGCAAATTCAAGAACAAACATTAGCTTTTATTCCAAAAATAGTTGCGGTGTTAATTGGACTAATTGTTTTCGGTCCATGGATGTTAACAACTATGTTATCTTACGCTATGGAAATATTCGGAAACATTAATAGGTTTGTGAGTTAA
- a CDS encoding flagellar biosynthetic protein FliO, protein MYVNLLRLFTFLLLFIIFSPTVISAGGGGVPNNAKQCLENPELCNEPDSTVTNFSDRQDTISGWDFIKMFLALGFVLFLIYGAMKLVNKKNNLFDTQKTIVNVGGTTLGSNKSLQMVKVGNSILVLGVSDSIQLLKEVTDEEEKEVILKAYQDRIESSINSDQLIGLIGKWKEQKSTKQTNTFSTLLKDQLKNLSNERKNKLDRMKKDEL, encoded by the coding sequence TTGTATGTAAATCTATTAAGATTATTCACTTTTTTACTATTATTTATCATTTTTTCCCCTACAGTTATCAGTGCTGGAGGGGGGGGAGTCCCAAACAATGCGAAGCAATGTTTAGAAAACCCTGAATTGTGTAACGAGCCTGATTCAACTGTTACAAATTTTTCGGATAGACAAGACACTATCTCTGGTTGGGATTTTATAAAAATGTTTTTAGCATTGGGCTTTGTATTATTTCTCATATACGGGGCAATGAAATTGGTTAACAAAAAGAATAACCTATTTGACACACAAAAGACGATCGTAAACGTCGGAGGAACGACTCTAGGAAGTAATAAATCATTGCAAATGGTGAAGGTTGGGAATTCTATTCTTGTCTTAGGGGTTAGTGACTCTATTCAACTTTTAAAAGAAGTGACAGATGAAGAAGAAAAAGAAGTTATTTTAAAAGCGTATCAAGATAGAATAGAAAGTTCAATAAACTCTGACCAGTTAATTGGACTAATTGGAAAATGGAAAGAGCAAAAGTCAACAAAACAAACGAATACATTTTCGACATTGTTAAAGGACCAATTAAAGAACTTGTCCAATGAAAGAAAAAATAAGCTAGATAGAATGAAGAAGGATGAGTTGTAG
- the flhA gene encoding flagellar biosynthesis protein FlhA, producing MSARDLSVLLSVILIVAMLIVPFPPWMLSILIIVNISLALIVLLTTMNVNEPLQFSIFPSLLLLLTLYRLGLNVSTTRSILSEGDAGSVVETFGTFVVSGNVVVGLVVFIILVVIQFVVITKGSERVSEVAARFTLDAMPGKQMAIDADLNAGLISETQARERREKISKEADFYGAMDGASKFVKGDAIAGIIIVLINMIFGIVVGMAQQGLTIAESAQKFTLLTVGDGIVSQIPALLIATATGIVVTRAASDGNLGSDITAQLFAYPKMLYVAGGAILLLGIATPIDYMLTTPIAGVLFIGGYYISKSHEKEDIILEESEEEVVTDELKSPESVVNLLSVDPIEFEFGYGLIPLADSKQGGDLLDRIVMIRRQLALELGIVIPVVRIRDNIQLQPNEYRLKIKGSEVAKGEILLDHYLAMSPGVEEGSIEGIDTIEPSFGLPAKWISETVKDEAEMYGYTVVDPPSVVSTHITEKIKQHAYELLGRQETKQLIEHLKESAPILVEEVTPNPLSIGDVQKVLSKLLKENVSIRNLPIIFETLADYGKLSSDTDLLTEYVRQALNKQITNQYAVPNESFKVVTLSGRVEKLFADHIQQTEHGNYLALDPDTSMQIVQALAAQLEQFSLYEQTPIVLCSPAIRMYVRQLIERYLPHVPVLSYNELEANVEVQSIGVVNVES from the coding sequence ATGTCAGCAAGAGATTTGTCCGTATTACTTAGTGTTATATTAATAGTTGCGATGTTAATCGTACCATTTCCACCATGGATGCTAAGTATATTAATTATCGTAAATATTTCCCTTGCCTTAATAGTGTTATTAACGACAATGAATGTAAATGAGCCTTTACAGTTCTCTATCTTTCCGTCGTTACTATTGCTTCTTACCCTTTACCGTTTAGGACTAAACGTTTCTACTACAAGGTCCATTTTAAGTGAAGGGGATGCGGGTAGTGTAGTAGAAACGTTTGGAACGTTTGTTGTCAGTGGAAACGTAGTAGTTGGTTTAGTTGTTTTTATTATTTTAGTAGTTATCCAGTTTGTTGTTATAACAAAAGGCTCTGAACGTGTTTCGGAAGTTGCAGCAAGGTTTACATTAGATGCGATGCCAGGTAAACAAATGGCTATTGATGCAGATCTAAATGCTGGGTTAATCTCAGAAACACAGGCAAGAGAACGACGTGAGAAAATTTCGAAAGAAGCAGACTTTTACGGAGCAATGGATGGAGCTAGTAAATTTGTAAAAGGTGATGCCATAGCAGGGATCATCATTGTGTTAATAAACATGATTTTTGGAATAGTCGTAGGTATGGCACAACAAGGTTTAACAATTGCTGAATCGGCTCAAAAATTCACCTTATTAACGGTAGGGGATGGAATTGTATCTCAAATTCCAGCACTATTAATTGCAACGGCTACAGGTATTGTTGTAACAAGAGCAGCTTCAGACGGTAACCTTGGTTCAGATATTACCGCACAACTTTTTGCTTATCCAAAAATGTTGTATGTAGCAGGAGGAGCAATTCTATTATTAGGGATAGCCACTCCAATTGACTATATGCTAACTACACCGATTGCGGGTGTCCTGTTTATTGGTGGTTACTATATTTCTAAGAGTCATGAAAAAGAAGATATCATCTTGGAAGAATCCGAAGAAGAAGTGGTTACGGATGAACTTAAAAGTCCAGAAAGTGTTGTTAATTTATTATCAGTTGACCCAATTGAATTCGAATTCGGTTATGGACTAATACCTTTAGCAGATTCTAAACAAGGTGGAGACCTGTTAGATAGAATTGTCATGATTAGAAGGCAATTGGCTTTAGAACTTGGGATTGTTATACCGGTTGTTCGTATAAGAGACAACATTCAGCTTCAACCTAATGAATACCGATTGAAAATTAAAGGTAGTGAAGTCGCAAAGGGTGAAATATTGTTAGATCATTATTTAGCAATGAGCCCAGGCGTGGAAGAAGGGTCGATAGAAGGTATAGATACTATTGAACCATCATTTGGATTACCAGCTAAGTGGATTTCAGAAACCGTTAAAGATGAAGCGGAAATGTACGGTTATACAGTAGTTGATCCTCCATCCGTAGTGTCCACTCATATTACGGAAAAAATTAAACAACATGCATATGAATTATTAGGTAGACAAGAAACAAAGCAACTAATAGAACATCTAAAAGAGTCCGCTCCTATTTTAGTAGAAGAGGTTACGCCAAACCCTCTTTCCATCGGAGACGTACAAAAAGTATTATCTAAGTTATTGAAAGAAAATGTTTCCATAAGAAACCTTCCAATCATCTTCGAAACGTTAGCGGATTATGGAAAACTATCATCTGATACTGACTTGTTAACAGAATATGTGAGACAAGCTTTAAACAAGCAAATTACTAATCAATATGCTGTTCCAAACGAAAGCTTTAAAGTTGTCACACTCTCAGGCAGAGTAGAAAAACTTTTTGCAGACCATATACAACAAACGGAACACGGAAACTATTTAGCGTTAGATCCTGATACGTCTATGCAAATTGTTCAAGCGCTTGCAGCACAACTAGAACAATTTTCATTATATGAACAAACGCCTATCGTATTATGTTCTCCTGCAATAAGAATGTATGTTAGACAATTAATTGAACGATATTTACCTCATGTTCCAGTATTATCTTACAATGAATTAGAAGCAAACGTAGAAGTACAAAGTATTGGGGTGGTGAATGTTGAATCATGA
- the flhB gene encoding flagellar biosynthesis protein FlhB: MYPHLKLDLQFFAGEKTEKATPKKRQETRKKGQVAKSSDVNTAFVLIGVFLCFFAIGPWMKQHIMNLFKQSFQVYMLQEVTIDGVHLIFMDILLQLVLVIGPIMLVAVLSAFIGNYMQVGPLFSSEAIQIKLNKLDPIQGFKRIYSIRAIVELVKSMLKIVFVGLITFSLLWLSMEELLVLSQKDVHAALSFLGSLTVRMGLIAGAALLFLSVFDYLYQKYDYEKNIRMSKNDVKDEYKKTEGDPLIKSKIKQKQREMAMQRMMSDVPKADVIITNPTHYAVALKYDEGKMDAPYVIAKGVDFVALKIKGIAIEHDVATVENRPLARALYAQAEIGDPVPEEFFAAVAEILAYVYQLNNKVN, encoded by the coding sequence ATGTATCCTCATTTAAAGCTTGATCTTCAATTTTTCGCAGGAGAAAAAACAGAAAAAGCAACGCCAAAGAAAAGGCAAGAAACGAGAAAAAAAGGGCAAGTTGCAAAAAGCTCTGATGTAAATACAGCATTCGTACTAATTGGCGTTTTTCTATGTTTCTTTGCAATTGGCCCTTGGATGAAACAACATATAATGAATTTGTTTAAACAATCATTTCAAGTGTACATGTTGCAAGAAGTGACAATAGACGGTGTCCATTTAATATTTATGGATATTTTATTGCAGTTAGTACTCGTTATAGGACCCATTATGTTAGTAGCTGTGTTAAGTGCATTCATCGGAAATTATATGCAGGTTGGACCGTTATTCTCATCAGAAGCAATTCAAATAAAATTAAATAAACTAGATCCGATACAAGGATTTAAAAGGATTTATTCTATAAGGGCAATAGTAGAATTAGTGAAGTCAATGTTAAAAATTGTTTTCGTAGGTTTGATTACATTTTCTTTACTTTGGTTAAGCATGGAAGAGCTCTTAGTTTTGTCTCAAAAAGACGTACATGCTGCTTTATCGTTTTTAGGAAGTTTAACAGTGAGAATGGGTTTAATTGCTGGTGCAGCTCTATTGTTTCTATCTGTTTTTGATTACCTCTATCAGAAATATGATTATGAAAAAAATATCAGAATGTCCAAAAACGATGTGAAAGATGAGTATAAGAAAACAGAAGGTGACCCATTAATAAAGTCTAAGATTAAGCAAAAGCAAAGAGAAATGGCAATGCAACGAATGATGTCAGATGTACCAAAAGCAGATGTAATTATCACAAATCCTACACACTATGCGGTCGCCTTAAAATATGACGAGGGAAAAATGGATGCCCCATATGTTATAGCAAAAGGCGTCGATTTTGTAGCATTAAAGATAAAAGGAATTGCAATTGAACACGATGTGGCAACGGTTGAAAACAGGCCGTTAGCACGAGCATTATATGCGCAAGCAGAGATTGGTGACCCTGTTCCCGAGGAATTCTTTGCGGCTGTCGCAGAAATTTTAGCATATGTATACCAATTGAATAATAAAGTGAATTGA
- the flhF gene encoding flagellar biosynthesis protein FlhF, with protein MKVKKYTADTMNEAMKLVRTELGEEAVILNSKAVYSTKFFGFIKKRQVEVIAAIDELENVKQEEYKSKNNYIENRPKHFDYDKVPPISDINENVDIANSLKEMKSLIQKLELDKQKSNWSTEMVQIEKKLLQFDIPDEMVTEAMGYVLEVSSLDQLNNKNVIKEKVIEHFNALTVKLEFSGKKLQKKYISLVGPTGVGKTTTLAKLAAHVSLKEGKKIGFITTDTYRIAAIDQLKTYANILDAPLEVCYNAEDFIKAKKRLENVDLIFIDTAGRNYLDAKYVQDLKNIINFNDDVETYLVLSLTSKLTDMKKIANQFSHVNFEQFIFTKLDETSSSGAMFAMMKEFNKGVAFITTGQGVPEDIQPMSQSKVMNLIEEGLK; from the coding sequence ATGAAAGTGAAGAAATATACCGCTGACACGATGAATGAAGCTATGAAGTTAGTACGAACGGAATTAGGCGAAGAAGCCGTCATTCTCAATTCAAAAGCTGTTTATTCTACTAAGTTTTTTGGTTTTATAAAAAAGAGACAAGTAGAAGTAATAGCAGCGATAGATGAATTAGAGAACGTGAAACAAGAAGAGTATAAAAGTAAGAACAACTATATAGAAAATAGGCCTAAACATTTTGATTATGATAAAGTACCCCCGATTAGTGATATAAACGAAAATGTTGACATTGCTAATAGCTTAAAAGAAATGAAAAGCCTAATACAAAAACTTGAACTAGACAAGCAAAAAAGTAACTGGTCAACTGAAATGGTTCAAATAGAAAAGAAATTATTACAATTTGATATTCCAGATGAGATGGTTACAGAAGCGATGGGGTATGTTTTAGAAGTAAGTTCATTAGATCAATTAAATAATAAGAATGTTATTAAAGAAAAAGTTATCGAACATTTTAATGCTTTAACGGTGAAGCTTGAATTTAGTGGGAAAAAGCTTCAAAAGAAATATATTAGTTTAGTCGGTCCTACAGGAGTAGGTAAGACTACAACATTAGCAAAACTTGCTGCACATGTATCATTAAAGGAAGGTAAAAAAATAGGTTTTATTACGACAGATACGTATCGAATTGCAGCGATTGACCAATTAAAAACGTATGCTAATATACTTGATGCACCATTAGAAGTGTGTTACAACGCCGAAGATTTTATAAAAGCAAAAAAAAGGTTAGAAAATGTTGATTTAATATTTATTGACACTGCTGGTCGAAACTACTTAGATGCTAAATATGTACAAGACTTAAAAAATATTATTAATTTTAATGACGATGTGGAAACATATTTAGTATTATCCTTAACCTCTAAACTGACGGATATGAAAAAAATTGCAAACCAATTTTCACACGTGAATTTTGAACAATTTATTTTCACAAAATTAGATGAGACATCAAGTAGTGGAGCAATGTTTGCCATGATGAAAGAATTTAATAAAGGTGTGGCATTTATTACAACCGGCCAAGGTGTACCAGAAGATATTCAACCAATGTCACAGTCAAAAGTAATGAATTTAATTGAAGAAGGTTTAAAATAA
- a CDS encoding response regulator, giving the protein MSNKILIVDDAAFMRMMIKDILTKNGYDVVAEAADGVQAIDKYKEFHPDLVTMDITMPEMDGITALKEIKKINPNAKVIMCSAMGQQAMVIDAIQAGAKDFIVKPFQADRVIEAIHKTLS; this is encoded by the coding sequence ATGAGTAACAAAATATTAATAGTTGATGATGCGGCATTTATGAGAATGATGATTAAAGATATATTAACGAAAAATGGTTATGATGTTGTTGCAGAGGCGGCGGATGGAGTACAAGCAATAGATAAATATAAAGAATTCCATCCAGACCTTGTAACAATGGATATTACAATGCCTGAAATGGATGGTATAACAGCTTTAAAAGAGATTAAAAAAATAAACCCGAATGCTAAAGTAATCATGTGTTCAGCGATGGGACAACAAGCGATGGTTATTGATGCAATTCAAGCTGGTGCAAAAGATTTTATTGTAAAACCATTCCAAGCTGATAGAGTAATTGAAGCTATTCATAAAACACTATCTTAG
- a CDS encoding MinD/ParA family protein — MKDQAFLLRENMNKKKKEKKEDRLPHTIAVISGKGGVGKSNVSLNFALTMQKYGKSVLLIDLDIGMANIDVLLGSTQKLSIVDFFLHNYELKHLIQKGPHNLSFIAGGSGLTNVFQVEKDKVISFLLQLQTLTNQYDYIIFDMGAGITEENLQLLLSMNEIFLVTTGEPTSLTDAYSALKIIAAQSINVPFQVIINRALNEKNAVQTFQRLSTVSKRFIKKDLTLLGFVPDDKYVMSAVMEQKPFTIIYPSCIASKAINDITKRYLQLVVSSSQKNNTNFVSKLFQFFLERKA; from the coding sequence ATGAAAGACCAGGCGTTCTTATTAAGAGAAAATATGAACAAAAAGAAAAAAGAGAAAAAAGAAGATAGACTTCCTCATACAATTGCAGTTATAAGTGGAAAAGGTGGGGTCGGGAAGTCAAATGTTTCTTTAAACTTCGCCTTAACAATGCAAAAATACGGAAAATCTGTTTTACTTATTGATTTAGATATTGGCATGGCTAATATTGACGTCCTTCTAGGTTCTACTCAGAAGCTATCTATTGTGGATTTTTTTCTTCATAATTATGAACTAAAGCATTTGATTCAAAAAGGACCTCATAACTTATCTTTTATCGCTGGTGGCTCAGGGTTAACGAACGTTTTTCAAGTTGAAAAAGATAAAGTAATTTCATTTTTACTTCAATTACAAACTCTTACAAATCAATATGATTATATTATTTTTGATATGGGAGCCGGAATAACAGAAGAAAACTTGCAACTGTTACTATCAATGAATGAAATATTCTTAGTCACTACTGGTGAACCAACTTCTCTAACGGATGCATATTCAGCATTAAAAATAATTGCTGCACAAAGCATTAATGTTCCATTTCAAGTAATTATAAATAGAGCACTTAATGAAAAGAATGCTGTTCAAACTTTTCAACGTTTAAGCACGGTTTCCAAGCGTTTTATAAAAAAAGACTTAACCTTATTAGGGTTCGTACCTGATGATAAGTATGTCATGAGTGCTGTAATGGAACAAAAACCATTTACTATTATTTATCCATCATGTATTGCATCAAAAGCTATAAATGATATTACAAAAAGATATTTACAGTTAGTAGTTAGCTCGTCACAAAAAAACAATACAAATTTTGTCTCTAAGTTGTTTCAATTTTTCTTAGAGAGGAAGGCTTAA
- the fliP gene encoding flagellar type III secretion system pore protein FliP (The bacterial flagellar biogenesis protein FliP forms a type III secretion system (T3SS)-type pore required for flagellar assembly.) encodes MTEFLQSFNGNDPSTVATSVQLLLLLTVLSIAPAILILMTSFTRIIIVLSFVRTSLATQQMPPNQVLIGLALFLTFFIMAPTFAEINEQALTPLFNEEITLDEAYDLASMPLKDFMSKHTRQKDLALFMDYAGMDRPETIQDIPLTVLVPAFAISELKTAFQIGFMIFIPFLVIDMVVASVLMSMGMMMLPPVMISLPFKILLFVLVDGWYLVVKSLLQSF; translated from the coding sequence ATGACAGAATTTTTACAATCATTTAATGGAAATGATCCATCTACCGTGGCTACCTCTGTCCAACTTTTACTTTTACTAACCGTACTTTCCATTGCTCCAGCCATCTTAATTTTAATGACAAGCTTTACTAGAATTATTATTGTTCTTTCATTTGTAAGAACATCGTTAGCAACACAACAAATGCCTCCAAACCAAGTACTTATTGGTTTAGCACTATTCTTAACCTTTTTTATTATGGCTCCAACATTTGCGGAAATAAACGAACAAGCGTTGACACCATTATTCAATGAAGAAATAACGCTTGATGAAGCTTATGACTTAGCATCTATGCCTTTAAAAGATTTTATGAGTAAACACACTAGACAAAAAGACCTGGCGCTTTTTATGGACTATGCTGGTATGGATCGTCCAGAAACTATTCAAGATATTCCGTTGACCGTTTTAGTTCCTGCTTTTGCTATAAGTGAATTAAAAACAGCTTTTCAAATAGGATTTATGATTTTTATTCCTTTTTTAGTTATTGATATGGTAGTAGCGAGCGTATTAATGTCCATGGGTATGATGATGTTACCACCAGTAATGATCTCTTTACCATTTAAGATTCTATTATTTGTTTTAGTCGATGGATGGTACTTAGTCGTGAAATCTTTATTGCAATCATTTTAA
- the fliR gene encoding flagellar biosynthetic protein FliR — protein sequence MDLLSIIDYFPAFLLIFIRVSSFFVTLPLFSYRSVPAQFKVGFAFFLALIMAISFDLPILEIDGDYILLILKEMMVGLLIGLIAYIVIAAIQIAGGFIDFQMGFAMANVIDPQTGAQSPIIGQFFYTFALLLLLAINGHHLMLDGIFYSYQLISLTQAWIPLSDENVLEFVVKTINMMFIVALQLAIPIVGTLFLVDVALGIVARTVPQLNVFVVGLPLKIGVSFIAILLSLTILFSLFYKLFEMMLYTMRGLMDLLGGM from the coding sequence ATGGATCTTTTGAGTATAATAGACTATTTTCCAGCATTTTTATTAATTTTTATTAGAGTATCATCGTTCTTTGTTACTTTGCCTCTCTTTTCTTATCGGAGTGTGCCTGCACAATTTAAAGTAGGTTTTGCATTTTTTTTAGCATTAATTATGGCAATATCTTTTGATCTCCCTATTTTGGAAATAGATGGTGACTATATTCTGCTCATTCTTAAAGAAATGATGGTAGGTTTGTTAATCGGTTTAATTGCCTACATCGTCATAGCGGCTATCCAAATTGCCGGTGGGTTTATCGATTTTCAAATGGGTTTTGCAATGGCCAATGTAATTGATCCACAAACAGGGGCACAAAGCCCAATTATTGGACAATTCTTTTATACATTTGCATTATTACTTCTCTTAGCGATAAATGGCCATCATTTAATGCTAGACGGTATTTTTTATAGTTACCAATTAATTTCGCTTACACAAGCATGGATCCCATTATCGGATGAAAATGTACTAGAGTTTGTAGTGAAAACAATAAACATGATGTTCATTGTAGCACTACAATTGGCAATACCAATTGTAGGTACTTTGTTTTTAGTTGATGTGGCATTAGGAATTGTGGCAAGAACTGTACCACAGTTAAATGTTTTTGTAGTTGGTTTACCATTAAAAATAGGCGTAAGTTTTATAGCAATTTTATTATCTTTAACAATATTATTCTCTCTCTTCTATAAGTTATTTGAAATGATGCTCTACACGATGAGAGGATTAATGGATTTACTTGGAGGAATGTAA